In Leishmania braziliensis MHOM/BR/75/M2904 complete genome, chromosome 27, the DNA window ctcctccgcctcggcctgaatacgggcagcctcctccgcctcggcctgaatgcgcgcagcctcctccgcctcggcctgaatacgcgcagcctcctccgcctcggcctgaatacgcgcagcctcctccgcctcggcctgaatacgggcagcctcctccgcctcggcctgaatgcgcgcagcctcctccgcctcggcctgaatacgcgcagcctcctccgcctcggcctgaatacgggcagcctcctcggcctcctctaTCTTGTAGAGAGGTTTATTAATGTTTTCATGGTGCTGCATTTTGACGGAttagtgtgtgtgttatTCACGGGGAGTTAGAAGGACGGCTGTGTGGTGGTCTTGTGTGGCGGAAGTGTCATGGCGGTTTCTTGTCTTCGTGGAGATGCCTCTGTTGTGTTGCGGTGCATAGGAGGGGGCACAGAAGAGGACGCCTTTGCTGGGCTGTTGGTGCCTTCAATGCGGGTCTGcagatgaggaggaagatTCTGTGGAATGTTTACACACTTAGTGCCAGTGCGAGAGGTTAGGTGATTAGTGTGCGCGGCTGTCAGTGGATGTCAATGGTAGGAGGACCGATAGCGGGTTTGATGAGAGGTAAACTGGAGTGACAGACGGACAGGGGCAGCGAGTGGATTAGTGGTGTTGTTACTAATGATAGCTGAGAGGATAATatgagagagaggtgatgcagggaaagagagaaaaaaattAGAACAGGTCAAAGGAAAAAGCCTGTGTGTAAATCTACCGTTGATAGAACACtcaacgaagagagagatgcgaaAATGATTAGAATCACAGGAGAACGTTTGAGTGTGAGAAAATAATGGCGACAGCGCAGAAGGAGAAATGTGCGGAGTTTGTCCCCAACTGGTTCACTCCACAACGAGCAGGTCAGCGAATGCTTACGCACGCAACACCACAGCTCACCCATGTCAGTTGCGCTAAAGTGCTGGTTACGTAGGGCGAACATTCTGGCATTGAATCAGACTGTGCGTCTGGCCGGCTTTTCCAGTCCTTCCTCGGCCCTCCTTGGGAGATGTGCTGCAAATTGGGACCAAGGCAGACTCGAGGAAACTGCATGTCCTGATCCAAAGCGAGCAGCGACCATAGTTTTGCTCGAGTGTGAAGGCGATGGCGTCAGTCGTGCGGGTAAGAGAGGATCTCAGTCAGGCGTCTGAGAGCAGCAACCAAGTCCATAATGTATGCAGCTGGTGTGGGAGCTTCTGTCATTGCCGATTTCGCAAGCCTGCCAACTTTGTAGCTTCGTCTCAATTCATAATGGCCAGAGACATACAGGCATGACAGGCGCACGGGACGGGCTGATAGCACCAGAATTGCTCCCCAAATAAGCAGCCCTATGCCATCCTTCTCCGCTGTTAGCCCCGCGCTGAGCGCCatgaaaaggaaaagcgaGCTTGTAACAATTAAAAACGCCGGTTCTGCGTGTCTTGGGCGATCGAGTTGTTTTCGCACCAGATCAAGTCGCAGCTCCGTTGCTTCACACCCAGCACAGTAACTGCAAGCAAGGGAAGCCACAGCTTCTTGCCACTGGACCTATGAGTATATGAAAACGATGAGGCATTGTAGCCGCTCCTGGTTTGAGGTATGTCGGCACAGCACCGTCGGTCCAGAGCGAGCAAAGGAGCTTTGCAAAATGGGCGAGTTGCTGTCTGTCTCGCACATCTTTGCTTCACTGTCGCTGTGGCTGGAACAGTCCTTTTGGATCGACTTGACATTCACGGCGTCATACAGATTCCAGTTCGGTTTGCCGAAGGAATATGATTAGGCGCCAGTCATCACTGGCGGCACTGACTCACATCCCTCCTCAAAGCGACCAGTGAACTGGATCGCGTAGTAGCCACTCAGCGCCGTAACGATGGTACACCAATTGAAGATGAAGCAGCAGAGCGCCGGGGTAGCGCACCCGTAGCCTCGTCTGCGCTGTTCCATGCTGAGGTGTTATTACTGTTTGCACAGGTAATATAGTTGCCATTGAGCGAATCGCGCTGAATGACCCCAGTCCGGTCGAGTGATCCTTTCGACCCCTGCATCGAGTGGTGCAAATCAGCGTCCACTTCAGTAATGCGAGAACTGCATGCGAGGTCGATTGGTGTCTGATCGAGAGCCTCCCGTGTCACCAGGTCCCTCTCAGTTATGTAGTCCAACGTGAAGTGCATCCGTCGAGTAGggtcgccgcagcacagtAAGACCGTCAGTGCTTCCACATCGTCCTTGACGACTTTAGGACCTTCACCTGTACGTGTGTCCCGCTGCATTAGCGCGGAGATGACACCACCGCGATTCCTTTCGCTTGCTGGGCCCAAAAATGCTGAACACTTGGGAAACCAAAGGCTTTGTAAGCCTATCGGGGAGACATGCGTCGCCTCCAGCATGCAGACTCgtgcagcagagagaagagaacaaaagagaaagaatgAACGGTGGTGGGTATGGGCTGCGCTTCCCACAAAGGCCATCGTGTAAGTTAGTATTGCTGTCCGCCTCACCTGAACGATGGAGCAGGACAGAAAAAGACCAAAAAACGTGAACAGCAAAGGACAAGAGAAATGTAGAGTGCGAAACAGCGAGAAGGGCGACGGTGcatgcagcagtgcagtgcagCACAGTACGGCGAAGACAAGAAGGGAGAGATAAAGGAGATGCGCCGAAACCAAGCACGTGAGCCTCTTCTtggtggtgggggagtgGGTACACAAGATAAAACATAGCTCAGCTATTGCACATCAGAGCGACAGTGCGGCTCACTGAGTCATTTTCcacgcaccgccaccccgcccacctcgctctctccttcgctaAACACGGCATAGTTTCTGCTATTGGAGTCGCCCAATAGGCCTTTGCGAGTACGCGTCTTTCGTCTATATTCACTTCCTTCAACTCATCGGTCTGTCTTCTCAAAGAATGCAGGGTACTCGCGCACGCTGTGCAACACCCCTGGAAAGAATAGAGGAGTCGATGcaccacacagagacacCTGCTGTCGCATCCTCACTCTATGCAAAAGTGCCACTTCTATGCTGATTCAAGGTTACCTcggtaggggggaggggtataTATCTACTTCCTCACAGCCTTTTTGTGGCCGCCCGTCGCTTTCTGCAGGGTTCCGGAGACGTGCACACATTTTCCATCGTGAGACCTCTTTCTACCAGCGAGCGGTGCACGGGGGGCAGCTGCCTGCGGTGGTGCCTTGACGATCGTGAAGAAATTGTCCAGTCGTCCCTGCGTTTTCTTGGTGAGGGCAGCCCTCAGCCGCGCAATACCCTTGTTGACGCGATCGGGGTTGAAGAGCTTCTCCTTCACGAGAAACTGAATCAGCCCAGCCTCGTCTGGCTCTGAGAATCGAATGTCAATCTCCTCCGCGCGAGTGACCTCCGGATTCAGGAAAAAGGCGCGGGCCTCCCGGTAGCAAAAGTCGGGAGGCACCATGTGCTTGGCAGCGTCAAGAGACTCCAGAAACGACTCGATGTTGCCATAGCGTTGAATGCCCTCCCACGCCCTCTGCGGCCCGATCCCGGGAACTTTAGGAACGTAGTCGCACCCAAGAAGAATGCAAAGATCGACGAACTGGTCCATGGACAGACCCGttgcctgcagcacctcgtcgaGGTGAATTTCCGCAATGGGTCGCTTCTTGGCGTCGCTAATGTTCAAGTGACGGAGCATGACTGTAGAACCAAACGTCAAAGCGTCCATATCCTCCGTGCCCACCGCCCAAGCCTTGCCCTTCTTCACCAGTTCGGCGCACTGCGCCTCCGCTTCGGACGGCGCTTGGATCACAGGTACACCCATGA includes these proteins:
- a CDS encoding putative flap endonuclease-1 (FEN-1) — its product is MGILGLSKLLYDKSPNAIRERELKSFFGRRIAIDASMSIYQFIIAMKGFQDGQGMELTNEQGDVTSHLNGLFARTLRMIDEGIKPIYVFDGKPPKLKADELETRRQKAAEAEREFEKAKDAGDDEMMEKMSKRTVRVSREQIEESKKLLQLMGVPVIQAPSEAEAQCAELVKKGKAWAVGTEDMDALTFGSTVMLRHLNISDAKKRPIAEIHLDEVLQATGLSMDQFVDLCILLGCDYVPKVPGIGPQRAWEGIQRYGNIESFLESLDAAKHMVPPDFCYREARAFFLNPEVTRAEEIDIRFSEPDEAGLIQFLVKEKLFNPDRVNKGIARLRAALTKKTQGRLDNFFTIVKAPPQAAAPRAPLAGRKRSHDGKCVHVSGTLQKATGGHKKAVRK